One window of Biomphalaria glabrata chromosome 6, xgBioGlab47.1, whole genome shotgun sequence genomic DNA carries:
- the LOC106063223 gene encoding sialate O-acetylesterase-like, giving the protein MEWFQTLGFLIVCFNHGVSRSMLAYRMAVEPEKQNLKLKVDSQDVIRNYNSKLSPKTKSVSQFAFAKHFQSHMVLQQAPQRANLYGFAALRGQVVNMKVTVIPDMKIYYYKTTVRQGPVTGLGVWNFLLDPFPGNTTVAISVVSEEGSLSLNDVIFGDVWICSGQSNMQFTVIQIDDAEEELADAINYPNIRLMTVNLNESPTPLYDFIKIEQDWTAPNRSSIGGPPDTYFSAVCWLFGKAIHKARGYPIGLVDTDYTGTPAEAWSSPEALVACGNEKEKHPVSNRSFDELPNEGFENPNDNSAMWNAMIHPLLNMTIYGVIWYQGESDASGSRMNKYNCTFPAMIKDWRLKFNAASNGQTKADFPFGFVQLAPYRPDQSINVGYCDIRWHQTADTGYVPNDVLPNVFMSVAMDLADFTSPYGAGHPRKKRDVAARLVLGGLAVAYGQQLEFQGPLPASGFIVPLGLNVSYGDRWSLDVRSWDGFDILCGTRWVPTQIIDYNDVSVILYLGVCSDGEKFNGLRYAWRESPCAYKKCAIYDSASGLPAPTFTFTPRHHGNETYFTFGGPTYI; this is encoded by the exons atGGAATGGTTCCAAACTTTAGGGTTTTTGATAGTTTGCTTTAATCATggtgtatctagatctatgcttGCATACAGAATGGCAGTTGAaccagaaaaacaaaacttaaaattaaaag TTGACTCCCAAGATGTGATTAGAAACTACAACAGTAAACTCTCACCCAAGACCAAGTCTGTGTCACAGTTTGCCTTTGCCAAGCATTTTCAGAGTCACATGGTGCTCCAGCAAGCTCCACAGAGGGCTAATCTTTATGGCTTTGCTGCTCTTCGTGGTCAAGTAGTTAACATGAAG GTGACTGTTATACCAGATATGAAAATCTACTACTATAAGACTACAGTTCGTCAAGGGCCTGTTACTGGACTTGGTGTTTGGAATTTTCTCCTAGATCCATTTCCAGGGAACACAACAGTAGCTATAAGCGTGGTGTCAGAAGAAGGTTCCCTGTCATTGAATGATGTTATTTTTGGTGATGTTTGGATCTGTTCTGGTCAATCTAATATGCAGTTTACAGTCATTCAG ATTGATGACGCTGAGGAAGAACTAGCGGATGCCATAAACTATCCAAACATTCGCCTCATGACAGTCAACTTGAATGAATCTCCCACACCTTTGTATGACTTCATTAAAATTGAACAGGACTGGACTGCTCCCAATAGAA GCTCTATTGGAGGTCCACCTGATACCTATTTCTCTGCAGTGTGTTGGCTCTTCGGAAAGGCAATTCACAAGGCACGTGGATATCCCATTGGTTTGGTGGATACTGATTACACTGGAACACCTGCTGAGGCTTGGTCGTCTCCGGAGGCTTTAGTTGCCTGCGGAAATGAAAAGGAGAAACATCCAGTTTCCAACAG AAGCTTTGATGAACTGCCCAATGAAGGATTTGAAAATCCAAATGATAATTCAGCCATGTGGAATGCCATGATTCACCCTCTGCTTAATATGACCATATATGGTGTCATCTGGTATCaag GAGAATCAGACGCTAGTGGGTCTCGCATGAACAAATACAACTGCACGTTCCCAGCTATGATCAAAGACTGGAGGCTTAAATTTAACGCAGCTTCAAATGGACAAACTAAAGCTGATTTTCCCTTTGGATTTGTCCAG TTGGCTCCATATCGGCCAGACCAATCTATAAACGTTGGATACTGCGACATTCGTTGGCACCAAACGGCAGACACAGGCTATGTTCCTAACGATGTATTACCCAATGTGTTTATGTCAGTGGCTATGGATCTGGCAGATTTTACATCACCTTATGGAgc tgGTCATCCtagaaagaagagagatgttGCTGCCAGGCTGGTTCTTGGTGGCCTTGCAGTGGCCTACGGTCAGCAACTGGAATTTCAAGGTCCATTGCCTGCTTCAGGTTTTATTGTACCTCTTGGGCTCAATGTTAGTTATGGTGATAGATGGAGCTTGGACGTAAGGAGCTGGGATGGCTTTGAC ATTTTGTGTGGAACCAGATGGGTGCCAACTCAGATCATAGACTACAATGATGTTAGTGTAATTCTGTACTTAGGAGTGTGCAGTGATGGAGAAAAGTTTAACGGTCTTCGCTACGCTTGGAGAGAGTCGCCTTGTGCCTATAAGAAATGTGCCATCTACGACAGTGCCAGTGGTTTGCCTGCTCCAACTTTTACATTTACTCCAAGACATCATGGGAATGAGACATATTTTACTTTTGGTGGACCAACTTACATATAG